CCGCGGCGAGTTCGGGGGAGAAGTCGGCGAAGGGGTAGAAGCCGAGCCGCCCGCTCTCACCGGCCCCCGCCAGCGCGACCGGTGCCACGGTGCCGGGTGCGCCGAGATGGGTGAGCCAGGGCTGGAAGTCGGCGGGGAGTTCCACGCAGACCACGTCGGCACCCGACGCGTCCAGCAGGGCGGGCACCGCGGCGGCGAGCGCCGGGCTGTGGTGCCGTACGCCCAGCAGGTACGGCGCCACCGAGTCGGCGAGGGCGGTGAGGGCCGCCCTCGGTTCCTGAACGCGTGTCACCGAAGGTTCTCCCGCAGGTCCCAGAGCCGGCGCCAGGTCGCCGACCCGTCCTCGGCACGGCGGCGCACCGGGCCGTCCCAGTAGCCGAGCAGCCGCGCGTGGTCGGCCGGGTCGTCCTTGCGGACCACGCCCAGCAGATGGCCGGGGACCAGGTCGAGCGAGTCGCCGCCCGGAAGGTAAGCGGCGGCCACGCCCAGGGACGCGGCGACCTGCACGGCCTCGGCCGTGGACATCACCGTGCCGGGGCGCTCCACGTCCCAGCCCTCGACCGAGCGTCCGGCCCGCAGATCGCGGAAGACGGTGACCAGGACGTCGAGGACCGCGTCGTCGACGCCGAACGCCGCGCCCGCTCGCTCGACGGCCGCCGTGGCCTGCCGCTTGACGAGGGCGGTCTCCGCCTCGACGTCCGCGATCGGGTGCACGGTCTCGAAGTTGAAGCGGCGCTTGAGGGCTGCGGACATCTCCGACACCCCGCGGTCGCGGAGGTTGGCGGTGGCGATGACGGTGAACCCGGGGGCGGCGGCCACCTGCGCGTCCTCGGTGCCGGACAGCTCGGGCACGCTCATCCGCCGGTCGGACAGGATCGACACCAGCGCGTCCTGCACCTCGGGCAGACAACGGGTGATCTCCTCGACCCGGGCCACCTGCCCGCCGCGCATCGCGGCCAGCACCGGCGAGTCCACCAGCGCCTGCGGGGTCGGGCCCTGAGCGAGGAGCAGGGCGTAGTTCCAGCCGTAGCGCAGCGCGTCCTCGGTGGTGCCCGCGGTGCCCTGCACGGTGAGGGCGCTGCTGCCGCTGACGGCCGCAGAGAGCAGCTCGGACAGCATCGACTTGGCGGTGCCGGGCTCGCCGACGAGCAGCAGTCCGCGTTCTCCGGCGAGCGTGACCACGCACCGCTCCACCAGGGCGCGTTCGCCGACGAACTTGGGGGCGACGACCAGCTCGTCCGGCAGCTCCGGGTGCGCCTCGGGCAGCTTGAGGGCTTCGCCGCCGCTGCCGCACACGAAGGTGATCACGGCACGGGGCGTCAGCAGCCAGCCGGGCGGACGGGGACCGTCGTCGTGGGCGGCGAGGAAGGCGAGTTCGGTGGCGAAGCGTTCTTCGGCGGGCAGGGTCTGCCGGGGCGGGAGGGCCGTCACCGTGTCGGTCAGGGGCATGGAGGTCCTTGCTCGATGGATCGGTCGGTGTGGGTGCGTGTGGGTGCGTGCGGGGGATCGGGGCGCCGCCGCTGAGCGGCGCCCCGAGGGGGTGTCGCGTTCGAGGCGGCGCCCCGTGTGATGTCGCGTCAGCGGCGGCGTCCCCGCCGCGCCTTCTTCAGCTCCTCGAACCGGGGAGCGTCACCGTCCTGGACGCGCTGCCAGGCCCGGCGGTACAGGTCCGCGGCCGGCGCGAGCGGCACGATCAGGCCGAACGGCGTGTGCTCGGCGGTCGTCTCGCCGTACAGCGGCAGTTTCCAGCGCTCCAGCGGCACGCGCGGCGCCGACTGCTCGGCCCACCCGCCCGGCAGGAACAGCGACCGGCCGGCCCGGGTCCGGGTGGCCTCGACCACCAGGTCGCCGGCGGCCAGCTCGGCACGCGCCGCCTTCAGCCGGGCCGGCTTCCAGCCCGTCCAGCGGGCCGTCATCCGGTCGGTCGGGTCGGGCATGGCGAGCAGCATCAGATAGAGCGTGGCGGCGTCCTCGCCGAGGCCGTACTCCTTGGCGGCCTCCGTCACCAGCTCGGGAACCGAGCGGCTCGGGTCCTGCGGCCACCAGGTGCCGTCCTTGTCCCGGGCGCCCGCGATCGGCTCCCCGGGGTCGGCGAGAAGGGCCGCGAACTTCCGGTCGCGGACCAGACGCAGGGCCACCTCGGCGGCGTAGGGGCGCTGGTCGTCGACGCGGACCGCGGGCAGGTACGGGTCCTGGCCGGCCTCGTCGAGGAGGTCGACGCGCAGGCCCGGGGCGGGCTGGTCGTCATGGGTGGCAAGGACGACGGCGCCGTACCTCTCGAAGCCCGGGCCGGTCTCGGTGGGGCTGCCTGCGGTCTTCCGGAAGTCGGGCAGGCTGATGTAGCGGCCCAGGTCGAGCATCAGCCCGGGGTGGGCCAGCCGTTCGCGCAGCGCGGTGAGCGCCGGGGGCAGCGCGGCCCGGACCGGGTCGCCGGCGGGCAGCCGGTGGGCGAGCCAGGCGACGAGGCCGACCGATCCGGTCAGGGTGTCCGCCGTGAAGCCGTCCGTGTCGCTGCCGACGGGCCGTACCCGGTCGCCGCTGACCGCCCACGTCAGGTCGCGGCTGAGCTGCGGGGAGGAGGAGGGGTCCAGCAGCGCGGGCAGCGCCTGCCGCACCGGCCAGGACGCGTGCCGGAAGGCGCGGACCGCGTCGCTGAGCAGTTCCTCGGGCACGGCCACCCGCTTGCCGACCTTGTCGTTCCACACGGCGGCGGCAGCGGCCACGTCCGGTCCCTCGGTCCACAGGCGGGCCGGTTCGGCGGGCAGCAGCGCGCCCACGACCGCGGCCCGGACCGCGCCGTCGACGCCCCTCAGCTCGTCCTTGGCGACCGCCGCCGGGGCGACCTTCACCCCGATGTGGGTGCGGGCCTCGGTGCTCAGGAAGGTCCGCTGGTAGCCGTCGACCCCCGGCAGACCGGCGACGATCAGCCGGGCCATCGTGTCGGTGACCCCGGTCAGGCGGGCGAACTCCTCGGCGGCCTCCGGGAACCAGGGCGCGGGGCCGCGTGCCGCCAGCTCGGCCAGGAACGCGCCGAGCCAGGCCGCGTCCGGGCCTTCACCGAGCGGCGTCGACGACAGCGCCCGGTAGGGCTCGGGCGTCTCGAACCGGCCGGCGGGGTCGTGGAAGTAGCCGCTGAACCTGCCGCCGTCGTCCTCCAGCGCGAGGCGTCCGGTGACGGCGAGGAAGGCGCCGTCGGCCAGGGGCAGCAGCCCGTTCCACGAGCCGCCGCGCCAGTCGCCCGTAGGTGTGCGCAGTGGGGCCGCCGGCACATGCAGGGTCACCTTGCGCCAGCGGTCGGACGTGGCCGGGACCAGCCCGAGGCGGTCGAACTCGGCGAGCAGCACGCGCAGTACCTCACGGTGCTGCTCGGTGGTGGTGCCGGAGGCCGCCCGGTAGGCCAGCGAAGCCGTCCGCTCCAGCAGCGACTCCAGGCCGGGCTGGCCCGTGGGCAACGGGTGACCGTCGAGGTGGAGCCGGGCGTCCGCACGCTCGGGGAGCGCCGCCCCGGTGAGCCCGGCGGCCCGGGCCAGGACCCGCAGGGAACGGAAGGCGGTGTCGGCCTCGGAGTCGCCGTTCCACCAGTAACCCCGCGATGTGCCCAGTCCGTTCGTCGCCTCCAGGAGCAGGCTGTCCGCGGGACCGGCCGGCCCCTCGTCCTCCATGTCGCCTTCGAGGGCACGGGTGAGCCGGGCCGCCGCCGCGTCCAGCACGGCCTGCTGCCCCGCGGCATAGCGGGCGACCCCGGCGATGCCCTTCACGAGTGCCTCGTGCGTGACGGGCAGGAGGGACCGGACCGCGTCGGGCAGGGCCTTCTCGTC
This DNA window, taken from Streptomyces sp. NBC_00663, encodes the following:
- a CDS encoding ATP-binding protein, with the translated sequence MPLTDTVTALPPRQTLPAEERFATELAFLAAHDDGPRPPGWLLTPRAVITFVCGSGGEALKLPEAHPELPDELVVAPKFVGERALVERCVVTLAGERGLLLVGEPGTAKSMLSELLSAAVSGSSALTVQGTAGTTEDALRYGWNYALLLAQGPTPQALVDSPVLAAMRGGQVARVEEITRCLPEVQDALVSILSDRRMSVPELSGTEDAQVAAAPGFTVIATANLRDRGVSEMSAALKRRFNFETVHPIADVEAETALVKRQATAAVERAGAAFGVDDAVLDVLVTVFRDLRAGRSVEGWDVERPGTVMSTAEAVQVAASLGVAAAYLPGGDSLDLVPGHLLGVVRKDDPADHARLLGYWDGPVRRRAEDGSATWRRLWDLRENLR